A genomic region of Prionailurus viverrinus isolate Anna chromosome D4, UM_Priviv_1.0, whole genome shotgun sequence contains the following coding sequences:
- the TLN1 gene encoding talin-1 isoform X2, whose translation MVALSLKISIGNVVKTMQFEPSTMVYDACRIIRERIPEALAGPPSDFGLFLSDDDPKKGIWLEAGKALDYYMLRNGDTMEYRKKQRPLKIRMLDGTVKTIMVDDSKTVTDMLMTICARIGITNHDEYSLVRELMEEKKEEVTGTLRKDKTLLRDEKKMEKLKQKLHTDDELNWLDHGRTLREQGVEEHETLLLRRKFFYSDQNVDSRDPVQLNLLYVQARDDILNGSHPVSFDKACEFAGFQCQIQFGPHNEQKHKAGFLDLKDFLPKEYVKQKGERKIFQAHKNCGQMSEIEAKVRYVKLARSLKTYGVSFFLVKEKMKGKNKLVPRLLGITKECVMRVDEKTKEVIQEWSLTNIKRWAASPKSFTLDFGDYQDGYYSVQTTEGEQIAQLIAGYIDIILKKKKSKDHFGLEGDEESTMLEDSVSPKKSTVLQQQYNRVGKVEHGSVALPAIMRSGASGPENFQVGSMPPAQQQITSGQMHRGHMPPLTSAQQALTGTINSSMQAVQAAQATLDDFDTLPPLGQDAASKAWRKNKMDESKHEIHSQVDAITAGTASVVNLTAGDPAETDYTAVGCAVTTISSNLTEMSRGVKLLAALLEDEGSSGRPLLQAAKGLAGAVSELLRSAQPASAEPRQNLLQAAGNVGQASGELLQQIGESDTDPHFQDVLMQLAKAVASAAAALVLKAKSVAQRTEDSGLQTQVIAAATQCALSTSQLVACTKVVAPTISSPVCQEQLVEAGRLVAKAVECCVSASQAATDDGQLLRGVGAAATAVTQALNELLQHVKAHASGAGPAGRYDQATDTILTVTENIFSSMGDAGEMVRQARILAQATSDLVNAIKADAEGESDLENSRKLLSAAKILADATAKMVEAAKGAAAHPDSEEQQQRLREAAEGLRMATNAAAQNAIKKKLVQRLEHAAKQAAASATQTIAAAQHAASTPKASAGPQPVLVQSCKAVAEQIPLLVQGVRGSQAQPDSPSAQLALIAASQSFLQPGGKMVAAAKASVPTIQDQASAMQLSQCAKNLGTALAELRTAAQKAQEACGPLEMDSALSVVQNLERDLQEVKAAARDGKLKPLPGETMEKCAQDLGNSTKAVSSAIAQLLGEVAQGNENYAGIAAREVAGGLRSLAQAARGVAALTSDPAVQAIVLDTASDVLDKASSLIEEAKKAAGHPGDPESQQRLAQVAKAVTQALNRCVSCLPGQRDVDNALRAVGDASKRLLSDSLPPSTGTFQEAQSRLNDAAAGLNQAATELVQASRGTPQDLARASGRFGQDFSTFLEAGVEMAGQAPSQEDRAQIVSNLKGISMSSSKLLLAAKALSTDPASPNLKSQLAAAARAVTDSINQLITMCTQQAPGQKECDNALRELETVRELLENPVQPINDLSYFGCLDSVMENSKVLGEAMTGISQNAKNGNLPEFGEAIATASKALCGFTEAAAQAAYLVGVSDPNSQAGQQGLVEPTQFARANQAIQMACQSLGEPGCTQAQVLSAATIVAKHTSALCNSCRLASARTANPTAKRQFVQSAKEVANSTANLVKTIKALDGAFTEENRAQCRAATAPLLEAVDNLSAFASNPEFSSIPAQISPEGRAAMEPIVISAKTMLESAGGLIQTARALAVNPRDPPRWSVLAGHSRTVSDSIKKLITSMRDKAPGQLECETAIAALNSCLRDLDQASLAAVSQQLAPREGISQEALHTQMLTAVQEISHLIEPLASAARAEASQLGHKVSQMAQYFEPLTLAAVGAASKTLSHPQQMALLDQTKTLAESALQLLYTAKEAGGNPKQAAHTQEALEEAVQMMTEAVEDLTTTLNEAASAAGVVGGMVDSITQAINQLDEGPMGEPEGSFVDYQTTMVRTAKAIAVTVQEMVTKSNTSPEELGPLANQLTSDYGRLASQAKPAAVAAENEEIGAHIKHRVQELGHGCAALVTKAGALQCSPSDAYTKKELIECARRVSEKVSHVLAALQAGNRGTQACITAASAVSGIIADLDTTIMFATAGTLNREGAETFADHREGILKTAKVLVEDTKVLVQNAAGSQEKLAQAAQSSVATITRLADVVKLGAASLGAEDPETQVVLINAVKDVAKALGDLISATKAAAGKVGDDPAVWQLKNSAKVMVTNVTSLLKTVKAVEDEATKGTRALEATTEHIRQELAVFCSPEPPAKTSTPEDFIRMTKGITMATAKAVAAGNSCRQEDVIATANLSRRAIADMLRACKEAAYHPEVAPDVRLRALHYGRECANGYLELLDHVLLTLQKPSPELKQQLTGHSKRVAGSVTELIQAAEAMKGTEWVDPEDPTVIAENELLGAAAAIEAAAKKLEQLKPRAKPKEADESLNFEEQILEAAKSIAAATSALVKAASAAQRELVAQGKVGAIPANALDDGQWSQGLISAARMVAAATNNLCEAANAAVQGHASQEKLISSAKQVAASTAQLLVACKVKADQDSEAMKRLQAAGNAVKRASDNLVKAAQKAAAFEDQENETVVVKEKMVGGIAQIIAAQEEMLRKERELEEARKKLAQIRQQQYKFLPSELRDEH comes from the exons ATGGTTGCACTTTCGCTGAAGATCAGCATCGGGAATGTGGTGAAGACGATGCAGTTTGAGCCGTCTACCATGGTATACGATGCCTGTCGCATCATTCGTGAGCGTATCCCAGAGGCCCTGGCTGGCCCTC CCAGCGACTTTGGGCTGTTTCTGTCAGATGACGACCCCAAAAAAGGCATATGGCTGGAGGCCGGGAAAGCTTTGGATTACTATATGCTCCGAAATGGG GACACCATGGAATACAGGAAGAAGCAGAGGCCCCTGAAAATCCGTATGCTCGATGGAACTGTGAAGACTATCATGGTGGATGACTCTAAGACTGTTACCGACATGCTAATGACCATCTGTGCCCGCATCG GCATCACCAACCATGATGAATATTCACTGGTTCGAGAGCtgatggaagagaaaaaggaggaggtgACAGGGACCTTACGAAAGGACAAGACACTGCTACGAGATGAAAAGAAGATGGAGAAACTAAAGCAGAAGTTGCACACAGACGATGAAT TGAACTGGCTGGACCATGGCCGCACACTGAGGGAACAGGGAGTGGAGGAGCATGAGACGCTTCTGCTGCGGAGGAAGTTCTTCTACTCAGACCAGAATGTGGACTCCCGGGACCCCGTGCAGCTGAACCTTCTTTATGTGCAG GCACGAGATGACATCCTCAATGGCTCCCACCCTGTCTCCTTCGACAAGGCCTGTGAGTTTGCTGGCTTCCAATGCCAGATCCAGTTTGGGCCCCACAATGAACAGAAGCACAAGGCTGGCTTCCTCGA CCTGAAGGACTTCCTGCCCAAGGAGTATGTGAAGCAGAAGGGAGAGCGTAAGATCTTCCAG GCACACAAGAACTGTGGGCAGATGAGTGAGATCGAGGCCAAGGTGCGCTACGTGAAGCTAGCCCGTTCCCTCAAGACCTATGGTGTCTCCTTTTTTCTGGTTAAG gaaaagatgaaaggaaagaacaagCTGGTGCCCAGGCTTCTGGGCATCACTAAGGAGTGTGTGATGCGAGTGGATGAGAAGACCAAAGAGGTGATCCAGGAATGGAGCCTCACCAACATCAAACGCTGGGCTGCCTCTCCTAAGAGCTTCACCCTG GATTTCGGGGACTACCAGGATGGCTACTACTCAGTACAGACAACGGAAGGGGAGCAGATCGCACAGCTCATCGCCGGCTACATTGATATCATCCTTAAGAAG aaaaaaagcaaggaTCACTTTGGGCTGGAAGGAGACGAGGAGTCTACTATGCTAGAGGACTCAGTGTCCCCCAAAAA ATCGACAGTCCTTCAGCAGCAGTATAACCGGGTGGGGAAAGTAGAGCACGGCTCTGTGGCCCTGCCTGCCATCATGCGCTCTGGAGCCTCTGGTCCTGAGAATTTCCAGGTGGGCAGCATGCCACCTGCCCAGCAACAGATTACCAGCGGCCAGATGCACCGGGGACACATGCCTCCTTTG ACATCAGCCCAGCAGGCACTCACTGGGACCATTAACTCTAGCATGCAGGCTGTGCAAGCCGCCCAGGCCACTCTGGATGACTTTGACACTCTGCCCCCTCTGGGCCAGGATGCT gccTCTAAGGCCTGGCGTAAGAACAAGATGGATGAATCAAAGCATGAGATCCACTCCCAGGTAGATGCCATCACAGCTGGTACTGCCTCCGTGGTGAACCTGACAGCAG gGGACCCCGCGGAGACAGACTATACGGCAGTGGGCTGTGCAGTCACCACGATCTCCTCCAACCTGACGGAGATGTCCCGCGGCGTGAAGCTGCTGGCCGCCCTGCTGGAGGACGAAGGCAGCAGTGGCCGGCCTCTGCTGCAGGCCGCGAAGGGCCTTGCCGGGGCGGTGTCAGAGCTGCTGCGCAGCGCCCAGCCAGCCAGCGCTGAG CCCCGTCAGAACCTGCTGCAAGCAGCTGGGAACGTGGGCCAGGCCAGTGGGGAGCTGTTGCAGCAAATTGGGGAAAGCGATACTGACCCCCACTTCCAG GACGTACTAATGCAGCTAGCCAAGGCCGTGGCAAGTGCTGCAGCTGCCTTGGTCCTCAAGGCCAAGAGTGTGGCCCAGCGGACAGAGGACTCAGGGCTTCAGACCCAGGTCATTGCTGCAGCGACACAGTGTGCCTTGTCTACCTCCCAGCTGGTGGCCTGTACCAAG GTGGTGGCACCTACAATCAGCTCACCTGTCTGCCAAGAGCAGCTGGTGGAGGCCGGACGCCTGGTGGCCAAAGCCGTGGAGTGCTGTGTGTCCGCCTCCCAGGCAGCCACGGACGATGGGCAGCTGCTGCGGGGGGTAGGAGCGGCGGCCACAGCTGTCACCCAGGCCCTGAATGAGCTGTTGCAGCACGTGAAGGCCCATGCCTCAGGGGCTGGGCCTGCTGGCCGTTATGACCAGGCCACTGACACCATCCTCACTGTCACCGAGAACATCTTCAGTTCCATGGGTGATGCTG GTGAGATGGTACGACAGGCTCGCATCCTAGCCCAAGCCACCTCTGACCTGGTCAATGCCATCAAGGCTGATGCCGAGGGGGAGAGTGATCTGGAGAATTCTCGCAAGCTATTAAGCGCTGCTAAGATCCTGGCCGATGCCACAGCCAAGATGGTGGAGGCTGCCAAG GGAGCAGCCGCTCACCCTGACAGTgaggagcagcagcagcggcTGCGGGAGGCGGCTGAGGGTCTGCGCATGGCCACCAACGCGGCTGCGCAGAATGCCATCAAGAAGAAGCTGGTGCAGCGCCTGGAG CACGCAGCCAAACAGGCTGCAGCCTCAGCTACACAGACTATTGCGGCAGCCCAGCATGCAGCCTCCACCCCCAAGGCCTCTGCTGGCCCCCAGCCTGTGCTGGTGCAGAGCTGCAAG GCTGTGGCAGAACAGATTCCACTGCTGGTGCAGGGCGTCCGAGGGAGCCAAGCTCAGCCCGACAGTCCCAGTGCTCAGCTGGCCCTCATTGCTGCAAGCCAGAGCTTCCTGCAG CCAGGTGGGAAGATGGTGGCCGCTGCAAAGGCCTCAGTGCCAACAATTCAGGACCAGGCTTCGGCCATGCAGCTGAGTCAGTGTGCTAAAAACCTTGGCACTGCATTGGCTGAACTTCGGACCGCTGCCCAGAAG GCTCAGGAAGCATGTGGGCCTTTGGAGATGgattctgcactgagtgtggtaCAGAATCTAGAGAGGGATCTGCAGGAAGTGAAGGCAGCAGCTCGAGATGGCAAACTTAAACCCTTACCTGGGGAGACC ATGGAGAAATGTGCCCAGGACCTGGGAAACAGCACCAAAGCTGTGAGCTCTGCCATTGCCCAGCTGCTGGGGGAGGTTGCCCAGGGCAATGAGAATTATGCAG ggaTTGCAGCTAGGGAAGTGGCAGGTGGGCTGCGGTCATTGGCCCAGGCTGCTAGGGGTGTAGCTGCCCTGACATCGGATCCTGCAGTGCAAGCTATCGTGCTTGACACGGCCAGCGATGTTCTGGATAAGGCCAGCAGCCTCATTGAGGAAGCAAAGAAGGCAGCTGGCCACCCAGGGGACCCTGAGAGCCAGCAACGGCTTGCCCAG GTGGCTAAAGCAGTGACTCAGGCCCTGAACCGCTGTGTCAGCTGCCTGCCTGGCCAGCGAGATGTGGACAATGCCCTGCGAGCGGTGGGAGATGCCAGCAAGCGACTCCTGAGTGACTCG CTTCCCCCCAGCACTGGGACGTTTCAGGAAGCTCAGAGCCGGCTGAATGACGCTGCTGCTGGGCTGAATCAGGCAGCCACAGAACTAGTGCAGGCTTCTCGGGGAACCCCTCAGGACCTGGCCCGAGCCTCAGGTCGATTTGGACAGGACTTCAGCACCTTCCTGGAAGCTGGTGTGGAGATGGCGGGACAGGCACCG AGCCAGGAGGACCGGGCCCAGATCGTGTCCAACTTGAAGGGCATCTCTATGTCTTCAAGCAAACTTCTTCTGGCTGCCAAGGCCCTATCCACAGACCCTGCTTCCCCCAACCTCAAGAGTCagctggctgcagctgcccg GGCGGTGACCGACAGCATCAACCAGCTCATCACCATGTGTACCCAGCAGGCGCCAGGCCAGAAAGAGTGTGACAATGCCCTGCGGGAATTGGAG ACAGTCCGAGAACTCCTGGAGAACCCAGTCCAGCCCATCAATGACCTGTCCTACTTTGGCTGCCTCGACAGTGTAATGGAGAACTCAAAG GTACTGGGCGAGGCCATGACGGGCATCTCCCAAAACGCCAAGAATGGAAACCTGCCGGAGTTTGGGGAAGCCATTGCCACGGCCTCCAAAGCCCTCTGTGGCTTCACCGAGGCGGCTGCTCAG gctGCATATCTGGTGGGGGTCTCTGATCCCAATAGCCAAGCAGGGCAGCAAGGACTGGTGGAGCCCACACAGTTCGCCCGTGCAAACCAGGCGATTCAGATGGCCTGTCAGAGTTTGGGGGAGCCTGGCTGTACACAGGCCCAG GTGCTCTCTGCAGCCACCATTGTGGCCAAACACACCTCTGCACTGTGTAACAGCTGCCGCCTGGCTTCTGCTCGCACCGCCAATCCTACCGCCAAGCGCCAGTTTGTACAGTCGGCCAAGGAGGTGGCCAACAGCACAGCCAATCTCGTGAAGACTATCAAG GCGCTTGACGGAGCTTTCACAGAGGAGAACCGTGCCCAGTGCCGAGCAGCAACAGCCCCTCTGCTGGAGGCTGTGGACAATCTGAGTGCCTTTGCATCCAACCCTGAGTTCTCCAGCATTCCTGCCCAGATCAGCCCCGAG GGCCGGGCTGCCATGGAGCCCATCGTGATCTCTGCCAAGACAATGTTGGAGAGTGCCGGGGGACTGATCCAGACAGCCCGGGCCCTAGCAGTCAATCCCCGGGACCCCCCGCGCTGGTCAGTGCTGGCTGGCCACTCCCGTACTGTCTCAGACTCCATCAAGAAGCTTATTACAAGCATGAG GGACAAGGCTCCAGGGCAGCTGGAGTGTGAGACGGCCATTGCAGCTCTGAACAGCTGTCTGCGGGACCTAGACCAGGCTTCCCTCGCTGCGGTCAGCCAACAGCTTGCTCCTCGTGAGGGAATCTCTCAAGAG GCCTTGCACACTCAGATGCTCACTGCAGTGCAAGAGATCTCCCACCTTATTGAACCGCTGGCCAGTGCCGCACGGGCTGAAGCCTCCCAGCTGGGACACAAG GTATCCCAGATGGCCCAATACTTTGAGCCGCTCACTCTGGCTGCAGTGGGTGCCGCCTCCAAGACCCTGAGCCACCCACAGCAGATGGCACTCCTGGACCAGACTAAAACCTTGGCAGAGTCTGCCTTACAGTTGCTGTACACAGCCAAGGAGGCTGGCGGGAACCCCAAG CAAGCAGCTCACACCCAGGAAGCTCTGGAGGAGGCTGTGCAGATGATGACAGAGGCCGTAGAGGACCTGACAACGACCCTCAACGAGGCAGCCAGTGCTGCTGGGGTTGTTGGCGGCATGGTGGACTCCATCACCCAGGCCATCAACCAG CTAGATGAAGGACCAATGGGTGAACCAGAAGGTTCCTTCGTGGATTACCAGACAACTATGGTGCGGACAGCCAAGGCCATTGCTGTCACCGTTCAAGAGATG GTAACTAAATCGAACACCAGCCCTGAGGAGCTGGGCCCTCTTGCTAACCAGCTGACCAGTGACTACGGCCGTCTGGCCTCACAGGCCAAGCCTGCAGCTGTGGCTGCTGAGAATGAAGAG ATAGGCGCCCACATCAAGCACCGGGTGCAGGAGCTGGGGCACGGCTGTGCTGCTTTGGTCACCAAGGCAGGCGCCCTACAGTGCAGCCCCAGTGATGCCTACACCAAGAAGGAGCTCATAGAGTGTGCCCGGAGAGTCTCCGAGAAG GTCTCCCACGTGCTGGCTGCACTCCAGGCCGGGAACCGTGGCACCCAGGCCTGCATCACAGCAGCCAGTGCTGTGTCCGGCATCATCGCTGACCTCGACACCACCATCATGTTCGCTACTGCCGGTACCCTCAATCGCGAGGGTGCTGAAACTTTCGCAGACCACCG GGAAGGCATTCTGAAGACTGCAAAGGTGCTGGTGGAAGACACCAAGGTCCTGGTGCAGAATgcagctgggagccaggagaaGTTAGCACAGGCTGCCCAGTCCTCCGTGGCCACCATCACCCGCCTTGCTGATGTGGTCAAGCTGGGCGCAGCCAGCCTGGGAGCTGAGGACCCTGAGACACAG GTAGTGCTGATCAACGCAGTGAAAGATGTGGCCAAAGCCCTGGGAGACCTCATCAGCGCAACAAAGGCTGCAGCTGGCAAAGTTGGGGATGACCCTGCTGTGTGGCAGCTCAAGAACTCTGCCAAG GTGATGGTAACCAATGTGACATCATTGCTCAAGACTGTGAAAGCCGTGGAAGATGAAGCCACCAAAGGCACACGAGCCCTGGAGGCAACCACAGAACACATACGGCAGGAGCTGGCG GTCTTCTGTTCTCCAGAGCCACCTGCCAAGACCTCTACCCCAGAAGATTTCATTCGCATGACCAAGGGTATCACTATGGCAACAGCCAAGGCTGTTGCCGCTGGCAACTCCTGTCGCCAGGAGGATGTCATTGCCACAGCTAATCTGAGTCGGCGTGCTATCGCAGATATGCTTCGGGCTTGCAAG GAAGCAGCTTACCACCCAGAAGTGGCCCCTGATGTGCGGCTTCGAGCCCTGCACTATGGCCGGGAGTGTGCCAATGGCTACCTGGAGCTGCTGGACCACGTGCTGCTG actctGCAGAAGCCAAGCCCAGAACTGAAGCAGCAATTGACGGGACACTCAAAGCGTGTGGCTGGTTCAGTCACTGAGCTCATCCAGGCTGCTGAGGCCATGAAGG GAACAGAATGGGTGGACCCAGAGGACCCCACAGTCATCGCTGAGAATGAGCTCCTGGGAGCTGCAGCTGCCATTGAGGCTGCAGCCAAAAAGCTGGAGCAGCTGAAGCCTCGGGCCAAACCCAAG gaGGCAGATGAGTCCTTGAACTTTGAGGAGCAGATATTGGAAGCTGCCAAGTCCATTGCAGCAGCCACTAGTGCCCTGGTAAAGGCTGCATCAGCTGCCCAGAGGGAACTGGTGGCCCAAGGGAAG GTGGGCGCCATTCCAGCCAATGCACTGGATGATGGGCAGTGGTCCCAAGGCCTCATTTCTGCT GCCCGGATGGTGGCCGCAGCCACCAACAATTTGTGTGAGGCGGCCAATGCAGCTGTGCAAGGCCATGCCAGCCAGGAGAAGCTCATCTCATCAGCCAAGCAGGTAGCTGCCTCCACAGCCCAGCTCCTTGTGGCCTGCAAGGTCAAGGCTGACCAGGACTCGGAGGCAATGAAACGACTTCAG GCTGCTGGCAATGCAGTGAAGCGAGCCTCGGATAACCTGGTGAAGGCAGCACAGAAGGCCGCAGCCTTTGAAGACCAAGAGAACGAGACAGTGGTGGTGAAGGAGAAGATGGTTGGGGGCATTGCCCAG ATCATTGCCGCACAGGAAGAGATGCTTCGGAAGGAACGAGAGCTGGAAGAGGCGCGGAAGAAGCTGGCACAGATTCGGCAGCAACAGTACAAGTTCCTGCCTTCAGAGCTTCGAGATGAGCACTAG